From a single Mus musculus strain C57BL/6J chromosome 12, GRCm38.p6 C57BL/6J genomic region:
- the Gsc gene encoding homeobox protein goosecoid has translation MPASMFSIDNILAARPRCKDAVLPVAPSAAAPVVFPALHGDSLYGAGGGTSSDYGAFYPRPVAPGGAGLPAAVGSSRLGYNSYFYGQLHVQAAPVGPACCGAVPPLGAQQCSCVPTPPGYEGPGSVLVSPVPHQMLPYMNVGTLSRTELQLLNQLHCRRKRRHRTIFTDEQLEALENLFQETKYPDVGTREQLARKVHLREEKVEVWFKNRRAKWRRQKRSSSEESENAEKWNKTSSKASPEKREEEGKSDLDSDS, from the exons ATGCCCGCCAGCATGTTCAGCATCGACAACATCCTGGCCGCCCGGCCGCGCTGCAAAGACGCGGTGCTCCCGGTGGCGCCCAGCGCCGCGGCTCCGGTGGTCTTCCCGGCTCTACACGGGGACTCGCTCTACGGCGCCGGCGGCGGCACCTCCTCGGACTACGGCGCCTTCTACCCGCGCCCTGTGGCCCCCGGAGGCGCGGGCCTCCCGGCCGCGGTCGGCAGCTCCCGCCTGGGCTACAACAGCTACTTCTACGGGCAGCTGCACGTGCAGGCGGCGCCCGTGGGCCCGGCTTGCTGCGGGGCTGTGCCGCCGCTGGGCGCCCAGCAGTGCTCCTGCGTCCCGACGCCCCCAG GCTACGAGGGCCCCGGTTCTGTACTGGTGTCTCCGGTGCCGCACCAGATGCTGCCCTACATGAACGTGGGCACGCTGTCGCGCACTGAGCTGCAGCTGCTCAACCAGCTGCACTGTCGGCGGAAGCGGCGGCACCGCACCATCTTCACCGATGAGCAGCTCGAAGCCCTGGAGAACCTCTTCCAGGAGACGAAGTACCCAGACGTGGGCACTCGGGAGCAGCTGGCCAGGAAGGTGCACCTTCGGGAGGAGAAGGTGGAG GTCTGGTTTAAGAACCGCCGAGCCAAGTGGAGACGACAGAAGCGATCCTCCTCGGAGGAGTCAGAAAACGCCGAGAAGTGGAACAAGACGTCCTCAAAAGCCTCGccggagaagagggaagaggaaggtaaAAGCGATTTGGACTCGGACAGCTGA